The Halomicronema hongdechloris C2206 genome includes a window with the following:
- a CDS encoding BrnT family toxin — MKPIVWNPDKNDILKAQRGVSFEDVVFHIQAGDILSTVDHPNQDRYPGQRIHVIEIENYVYLVPFIESDDEVFLKTIIPSRKATKKYRGTKDE, encoded by the coding sequence ATGAAGCCTATCGTATGGAATCCCGACAAGAACGACATCCTCAAGGCTCAGAGAGGTGTCTCCTTTGAAGATGTCGTGTTCCATATTCAGGCTGGCGACATCCTCAGTACGGTCGACCACCCGAATCAGGATCGCTATCCCGGGCAGCGGATCCATGTGATAGAAATTGAGAACTATGTGTATCTCGTCCCGTTCATTGAATCGGATGATGAAGTCTTTCTAAAGACCATCATTCCGAGCCGGAAGGCAACGAAGAAGTACAGAGGCACGAAAGATGAGTGA
- a CDS encoding DUF561 domain-containing protein: MTMHAHLQAALSQGRALKIISGLTNFDTDRVAAVVRAAQQGGATFVDIAADANLVRLARRLSDLPICVSAVEPEAFLTPLEAGADMLEIGNFDAFYAQGRRFAAAEVLELTYRTRTLVGDVPLSVTVPHILPLDQQVQLAEELVAAGADLIQTEGGTSSQPSHGGTLGLIEKAAPTLAAAYEISRAVEVPVLCASGLSHVTATMAIAAGAAGIGVGSAVNRLDNDVAMVAVVRQLAEALQAVSRRSVGV, translated from the coding sequence ATGACTATGCATGCCCATCTTCAAGCTGCCCTGAGCCAAGGACGAGCCCTCAAAATTATCAGTGGATTGACTAATTTTGACACCGATCGGGTCGCCGCCGTGGTACGGGCAGCCCAACAGGGCGGCGCCACTTTCGTCGATATCGCCGCCGATGCCAATTTAGTGCGGTTGGCCCGTCGCCTCAGCGATTTGCCCATTTGCGTCTCTGCCGTAGAGCCGGAGGCCTTTCTGACTCCCCTAGAGGCCGGGGCCGACATGCTTGAGATTGGTAACTTCGATGCGTTTTATGCTCAAGGACGGCGGTTTGCAGCTGCGGAAGTCCTAGAGCTAACCTACCGCACCCGAACCCTAGTGGGCGATGTGCCCCTATCGGTGACTGTCCCCCATATCCTGCCTCTAGATCAGCAGGTGCAGTTGGCCGAGGAATTAGTGGCAGCGGGTGCTGACCTGATTCAGACCGAAGGCGGCACCAGCAGTCAGCCAAGCCACGGTGGCACCCTAGGCCTGATCGAAAAAGCCGCGCCTACCCTAGCTGCCGCCTATGAAATCTCTCGAGCGGTTGAGGTTCCCGTGCTCTGTGCCTCAGGCCTATCCCACGTGACTGCAACCATGGCCATCGCTGCCGGGGCGGCGGGCATCGGCGTAGGATCTGCCGTAAACAGGCTGGACAATGATGTGGCCATGGTCGCGGTAGTGCGCCAGTTAGCCGAGGCCCTGCAGGCGGTTAGTCGTCGTTCGGTTGGCGTCTAG
- a CDS encoding antitoxin yields the protein MSELDQEEKEILEAYEAGKLKRTEGAAQIQKRHREYAEAMFRKDARINIRLSSKDLRGLQKRALAEGIPYQTLIASVLHKYVEGRLREADG from the coding sequence ATGAGTGAATTGGATCAGGAAGAGAAGGAAATCCTTGAAGCGTATGAGGCTGGGAAGCTAAAGCGCACCGAGGGCGCCGCGCAAATCCAGAAGCGTCACAGGGAGTATGCTGAGGCCATGTTCAGAAAGGATGCAAGGATCAACATTCGCCTATCGTCGAAGGACCTTCGCGGGCTACAAAAGCGCGCCCTTGCGGAAGGTATCCCGTATCAAACGTTAATTGCCAGCGTCCTTCACAAGTACGTTGAGGGTAGGCTCCGTGAGGCCGACGGCTAA
- a CDS encoding M1 family metallopeptidase: MLNIHCYTAADNEPNSFELPGARPHYNPDRPAQVDHIALDLALDIAQKKCSGTCSIRLNPIRNGVDRLTLDAVALEIQSLAVDGAARSFDHDGEELSINLPTPLVVDQPVTLTIAYRVEAPQRGMYFIGPDHHYPDKPVQVWTQGEDEDSRYWFPCFDYPGQLSTSEIRVKVPQPYQAVANGELVATEEEGDFKVYHWVQRQVHPTYLMALAVGNFDLIQDHWQAVPVTYHVDKGRQADAQRTLGKTPQMLAFFSQVFGYDYPYPKYAQVCAADFIFGGMENTSCTLLTDRCLLDERAALDNRNSEMLVAHELAHQWFGDLLVINHWSHAWIKEGMASYAEVLWTAHEYGADEANYYRLDEIRSYVSEDKSRYRRPMVTHVYREAIELYDGHIYEKGACVYHMIHQALGDELFQQAIHTFVRDNAHRTVETVDLIRAIDRATGRNLRPLFDQYVFRGGYPDYKVTYSWDKDSCLAQVTVTQTQAQEGKTGTEKGLFDLKMPIAFGYRDETGQVTLQSFTVRIHEQEQSFFFPLAKKPTFVSFDQGSHTLKTVTLNYPLPELKAQLQDDPDPLSRIDAADAIAKKGNLEAVRALATALESDPFWGVRAEVAEQLASVKLDQAVDSLINGLADVHPRVRRAVANALGQVKTMASYQALYALLDSGDPSYYVEAAAAEALGKVAATPLDGQSQQPQGLQMLEQVLQERAGWNETVRSGAIRGVSQFKTSEAALTLLMPYTQAGVPQPLRLTAIRALGKISTGQGKAAIERILDQLDLLSRETFFLTQVAVVSALGSMETPGAIKVLQSLADHTPDGRVRRRAEEAVQTVQKAIDKDEAVQTLQQEIDELKRANQDLKSRLESLEAKTKTNSSAG, translated from the coding sequence ATGCTGAACATCCACTGTTATACTGCCGCCGATAATGAGCCGAATTCCTTTGAACTACCTGGCGCTCGACCCCATTACAATCCGGATCGGCCTGCTCAGGTAGACCATATTGCCCTTGACCTGGCCCTCGATATTGCCCAAAAAAAATGCAGTGGCACCTGTTCTATTCGCCTTAATCCAATCCGTAATGGCGTCGATCGGCTCACCCTAGATGCGGTTGCCCTGGAGATTCAATCGCTTGCGGTCGATGGCGCGGCCCGGTCCTTCGATCATGACGGAGAAGAACTATCAATTAATTTGCCCACTCCGCTAGTGGTGGACCAGCCTGTTACCCTGACGATTGCTTATCGGGTTGAGGCCCCCCAGCGCGGCATGTATTTCATTGGCCCCGATCACCATTATCCCGATAAACCGGTGCAGGTTTGGACGCAAGGGGAAGATGAAGACTCTCGCTACTGGTTCCCCTGCTTTGACTACCCGGGTCAACTATCAACCTCAGAAATCCGGGTGAAGGTGCCACAGCCCTACCAAGCGGTGGCCAATGGAGAGCTGGTCGCTACCGAAGAAGAAGGGGATTTTAAGGTCTATCACTGGGTACAACGGCAGGTTCACCCGACCTACCTGATGGCCTTGGCTGTAGGGAACTTTGATCTGATTCAAGATCACTGGCAGGCGGTGCCAGTTACCTACCATGTCGACAAGGGACGACAGGCCGATGCCCAACGCACCCTGGGCAAAACCCCTCAGATGCTGGCCTTCTTTAGTCAGGTTTTTGGCTATGACTATCCCTATCCCAAATATGCTCAGGTATGTGCCGCTGATTTTATCTTTGGCGGCATGGAGAACACCTCCTGCACCCTCCTTACCGATCGCTGTCTCCTCGATGAGCGGGCTGCCCTAGACAATCGCAACTCCGAGATGTTGGTGGCCCATGAGTTAGCGCATCAATGGTTTGGAGACTTGCTGGTCATCAACCACTGGTCCCATGCCTGGATTAAAGAGGGCATGGCCAGCTATGCCGAGGTGCTGTGGACGGCGCATGAATATGGGGCAGATGAGGCCAATTATTATCGGCTTGATGAGATCCGAAGCTATGTCTCCGAGGACAAGAGTCGCTATCGCCGCCCCATGGTGACCCATGTCTATCGGGAAGCCATTGAGCTCTATGACGGTCACATTTATGAAAAGGGCGCCTGCGTGTATCACATGATTCACCAGGCATTGGGCGATGAGTTGTTTCAACAGGCGATTCATACCTTTGTGCGCGACAATGCTCACCGCACTGTAGAAACGGTGGATCTGATTCGGGCCATCGATCGGGCCACCGGCCGTAACCTACGCCCTCTCTTCGATCAGTATGTCTTTCGGGGAGGATATCCCGACTACAAGGTGACCTATAGCTGGGACAAGGATAGCTGTTTGGCCCAGGTCACGGTGACCCAGACCCAGGCCCAGGAGGGCAAGACTGGGACGGAAAAGGGCCTGTTCGATCTGAAGATGCCCATTGCCTTTGGCTATAGGGATGAGACTGGACAAGTGACGCTGCAATCGTTCACGGTGCGGATCCATGAGCAGGAGCAGAGTTTCTTCTTCCCGCTGGCTAAAAAACCGACGTTTGTCAGTTTTGATCAGGGCAGCCATACCTTAAAGACGGTAACTCTGAACTATCCACTGCCTGAACTCAAGGCCCAGTTACAGGATGATCCTGACCCGCTGTCGCGGATTGACGCAGCGGATGCGATCGCAAAAAAAGGCAATCTAGAGGCCGTCAGGGCGCTAGCTACTGCCTTAGAATCAGATCCCTTCTGGGGAGTCCGAGCCGAGGTGGCCGAGCAGCTGGCCTCTGTCAAGCTTGATCAAGCCGTCGATAGCCTCATTAACGGGCTGGCTGACGTCCATCCACGAGTACGCCGTGCCGTCGCCAATGCCCTAGGCCAGGTGAAAACCATGGCTAGCTATCAGGCGCTATACGCCCTACTAGACTCGGGAGATCCGAGCTACTATGTCGAGGCAGCGGCGGCGGAAGCCCTGGGTAAGGTTGCCGCGACTCCCCTAGATGGACAGTCGCAGCAGCCGCAAGGTCTGCAAATGTTAGAGCAGGTCCTGCAAGAGCGCGCCGGTTGGAATGAGACCGTGCGTTCTGGGGCGATTAGGGGCGTAAGCCAATTCAAGACCTCGGAGGCGGCTCTGACACTGCTAATGCCCTACACCCAGGCCGGAGTCCCCCAACCTCTAAGGCTCACAGCCATCCGCGCCCTGGGCAAAATCTCCACCGGCCAGGGCAAAGCAGCCATCGAACGGATTCTAGATCAGTTAGATCTGCTGTCGCGCGAGACCTTCTTCCTGACTCAGGTAGCCGTAGTCAGTGCCCTCGGCAGCATGGAAACGCCAGGAGCTATCAAAGTGCTGCAATCCCTCGCCGATCACACCCCCGATGGCCGGGTGCGCCGCCGGGCCGAAGAGGCCGTCCAGACAGTGCAAAAAGCGATCGATAAGGATGAAGCGGTGCAGACCCTGCAGCAGGAGATTGATGAACTGAAGCGAGCCAACCAGGACCTCAAGAGCCGCTTAGAGAGTCTAGAGGCCAAGACCAAGACCAACTCATCCGCTGGCTGA
- a CDS encoding peptidoglycan-binding protein, producing the protein MARVPQAGVAMIKQFEGCRLEAYPDPRTGGKPYTIGWGNTRKRDGSPFQLGERISQAEADALLTWHVEAAFLPPLEKIPVWSSLTEPQQGAILSFAYNLGAHFYGNRGFETITRVLQKRQWDQIEAALVLYRNPGSNVEEGLLRRRLSEANLFLSGTSGVSLSAAGRDYLASGRTYGSGARLSQQAQAYLQGRSSPVATAPTTPTATDRRTLYLTNPYLQGEDVKQAQECLHRKGAGLVVDGVFGPATKLAVERFQQVNGLAVDGVVGSKTWSCLLMRVLYLTEPYLTGNDVRQVQQALAKAGQRVSIDGVFGPNTEQAVKQFQASQRLVTDGIVGPKTLTRLNIG; encoded by the coding sequence ATGGCCAGGGTGCCTCAGGCTGGCGTTGCCATGATTAAACAATTTGAGGGCTGTCGTCTGGAAGCCTATCCCGACCCCCGCACTGGCGGCAAACCCTACACCATCGGCTGGGGCAACACTCGCAAGCGGGATGGCAGCCCCTTTCAACTCGGCGAGCGGATTAGCCAGGCAGAGGCTGATGCCCTGTTGACCTGGCATGTGGAAGCAGCCTTCTTGCCCCCCCTAGAGAAAATTCCAGTCTGGTCTAGCCTAACTGAACCGCAACAGGGCGCCATCCTCAGTTTTGCCTATAACCTGGGAGCCCATTTCTACGGCAACCGCGGCTTTGAGACCATTACTCGGGTCTTGCAAAAACGCCAGTGGGACCAGATTGAAGCCGCCCTGGTTCTCTACCGCAACCCCGGCAGCAACGTCGAAGAAGGGTTGCTGCGACGGCGACTGTCGGAGGCGAATCTATTTCTCTCGGGCACCTCCGGAGTATCTCTCAGTGCAGCCGGACGTGACTATCTTGCTAGTGGCCGCACCTATGGCTCGGGGGCCCGCTTGAGCCAGCAGGCCCAGGCCTATCTGCAGGGGCGTTCTAGCCCGGTGGCCACGGCCCCGACGACGCCAACGGCCACTGATCGCCGTACCCTGTATCTCACTAATCCCTACCTGCAGGGAGAAGATGTTAAGCAAGCCCAGGAATGTCTGCACCGCAAGGGGGCAGGGCTGGTGGTAGATGGTGTCTTTGGGCCGGCGACGAAGCTGGCGGTGGAACGCTTCCAACAGGTCAATGGCCTGGCTGTTGACGGGGTAGTGGGGTCCAAGACTTGGAGTTGCCTGCTGATGCGGGTGCTGTATCTAACAGAGCCCTACCTTACCGGGAACGACGTGCGTCAGGTGCAACAGGCCCTGGCCAAGGCAGGTCAGCGGGTCAGTATTGATGGGGTCTTCGGTCCCAATACGGAACAGGCTGTGAAGCAGTTTCAGGCATCCCAAAGGCTCGTGACCGATGGGATAGTCGGTCCCAAAACCTTGACTCGGTTGAACATCGGCTAA